One window of the Lactococcus lactis genome contains the following:
- a CDS encoding APC family permease, which produces MKENKLLSPAAIFLLGVNSIIGSGIFLLSGKIYEDAGIWSLLAILCAGLSIFVIAFAYANMSKIYSKNGGAFVYAKETFGRFPGFIVGMVTWLLGTVTLATEVSALLTAMKMILPNLNSLLIGIIIILALGIISYFGSSIIAGLDNLTSFVKIVLVLVFIFTCLWLVRGLNFSSPNLLTASSANLGGFKGFLSAYGTVFFFFTGFSFLPVNAEKMKNPAKNLPKMMSLVMLTCLAVYLIIQTITIGALGPELTKTLVPAATAFSKIVGSIGIPLFVVGICFSIFGVIVATTFNTPTILASLAQAHEDVPMFVSKNNRFGTPTWAIILTTVCGIALFLSGNYVFLSGLTVFMSFVQYLSTGLANIKKKFLLIGIGSVLFSLVLLTSFTLSVLILGLGILILLVMIYFVVKLDDDEREKWLKEHQEKSKGADVNTVKRL; this is translated from the coding sequence ATGAAAGAAAATAAATTATTATCACCGGCAGCCATTTTTCTGTTGGGTGTGAATTCCATTATTGGTTCAGGAATTTTCTTACTTTCTGGCAAAATTTATGAAGATGCAGGAATTTGGAGTTTACTGGCTATTTTATGTGCTGGTTTATCGATTTTTGTGATTGCTTTTGCTTATGCCAACATGAGTAAAATTTATTCAAAAAATGGTGGAGCTTTTGTTTATGCTAAAGAAACTTTTGGGCGTTTTCCAGGCTTTATTGTGGGAATGGTGACATGGTTGCTAGGTACAGTGACACTAGCTACAGAGGTTTCGGCTTTACTGACAGCAATGAAAATGATTCTTCCAAATCTTAATAGTCTGTTAATTGGTATCATTATTATTTTAGCCCTAGGAATCATCTCCTATTTTGGGAGTTCAATTATTGCTGGTTTAGACAATCTGACTTCTTTTGTGAAAATTGTCTTAGTTCTTGTTTTTATTTTTACTTGTCTATGGTTGGTACGTGGTCTTAATTTTTCAAGTCCAAATTTACTGACAGCTTCGTCAGCAAATTTAGGTGGCTTTAAAGGATTTCTGTCAGCTTACGGTACTGTATTCTTTTTCTTCACCGGCTTTTCATTTCTACCGGTGAATGCTGAAAAAATGAAAAATCCAGCAAAAAATTTACCAAAAATGATGTCCCTTGTCATGTTAACCTGTTTGGCTGTTTATCTGATTATTCAAACCATTACCATTGGGGCATTGGGGCCAGAACTGACTAAAACACTTGTGCCTGCGGCAACAGCTTTTAGTAAAATCGTGGGTAGCATTGGAATTCCGCTCTTTGTTGTCGGAATATGTTTTTCAATTTTTGGTGTTATTGTTGCGACCACTTTTAATACACCAACAATTTTAGCCAGTTTGGCTCAGGCTCATGAAGATGTGCCTATGTTTGTTTCTAAAAATAATCGCTTTGGAACCCCCACTTGGGCAATTATTTTGACGACAGTTTGTGGAATAGCTCTCTTTTTGAGTGGAAATTATGTTTTTCTGAGTGGGCTGACTGTCTTTATGAGTTTTGTTCAATATTTATCAACTGGACTTGCTAACATTAAGAAAAAATTCCTTTTGATTGGAATTGGTTCGGTTCTCTTTTCATTGGTTTTACTGACAAGCTTTACTTTATCCGTCCTAATTTTAGGTTTAGGAATCTTGATATTACTTGTTATGATTTATTTTGTCGTTAAATTAGATGATGATGAACGTGAAAAATGGCTCAAAGAACACCAAGAAAAGTCAAAAGGAGCAGATGTCAATACTGTTAAACGTTTGTAA
- the plsX gene encoding phosphate acyltransferase PlsX, with protein MKIAIDAMGGDFAPENIVKGVNLAKKELSDVTFQLYGDGAKIRQFLDDETNIEIVETTEIIDFHDDPVAAIKSKKDSSLVRAVTAVKKGEADAVLSAGSTGALLTAGLLLVKRIKQVSRPALMSTLPTADGRGFDMLDLGANTENTAHHLVDFAILGSYYAENVRGINKPRVALISNGAEESKGSPTVKEAHEILSAMSEINFIGNIESRDLLSGGADVVVTDGFTGNAILKAIEGTATVLMKEIKSAIMAGSVTTKIGGALIKKPLSGLKDLMSTDGAGGAAFVGLKAPVVKAHGNSSELAIASALKQIHKMLESDVSGKLVEHFEKMDK; from the coding sequence ATGAAAATTGCAATTGATGCAATGGGAGGAGATTTTGCTCCCGAAAATATTGTCAAAGGTGTAAACTTGGCAAAGAAAGAACTTTCTGATGTTACCTTCCAACTCTACGGAGATGGGGCAAAAATTCGTCAATTTTTAGACGATGAAACAAATATTGAGATTGTTGAAACAACTGAAATCATTGATTTTCATGATGATCCAGTTGCTGCCATTAAATCAAAAAAAGACAGCTCACTTGTCCGAGCTGTGACTGCTGTGAAAAAAGGAGAGGCTGATGCAGTCTTGTCTGCCGGCTCAACTGGTGCACTTTTAACCGCCGGCTTACTTTTGGTTAAGAGAATTAAGCAAGTGTCACGTCCAGCCTTGATGTCAACCTTACCGACAGCTGATGGTCGCGGTTTTGATATGCTTGATTTGGGAGCAAATACTGAAAATACGGCCCACCACTTAGTTGATTTTGCCATTTTGGGTTCATATTACGCTGAAAATGTTCGCGGCATCAATAAACCACGTGTTGCTTTGATTTCTAATGGTGCCGAAGAATCTAAAGGTTCGCCAACTGTCAAAGAAGCGCATGAAATTTTGTCAGCTATGTCTGAAATCAACTTCATCGGAAATATTGAATCTCGTGATTTACTTTCAGGTGGGGCTGATGTTGTAGTAACCGATGGTTTCACGGGAAACGCCATTTTAAAAGCGATTGAAGGAACAGCAACTGTTCTCATGAAAGAAATAAAATCAGCCATCATGGCTGGTAGTGTCACCACTAAAATTGGTGGGGCTCTAATTAAAAAACCTTTGTCTGGACTTAAAGATTTGATGAGTACAGATGGAGCTGGTGGAGCTGCTTTTGTTGGTCTTAAAGCACCTGTTGTTAAAGCTCACGGAAATTCAAGTGAATTGGCGATTGCCTCTGCCTTGAAACAAATTCATAAAATGTTGGAATCAGATGTTTCTGGTAAATTAGTCGAACATTTTGAAAAAATGGACAAATAA
- a CDS encoding Cof-type HAD-IIB family hydrolase: MNQNLKLFATDMDGTFLRNDHSYNHKKLAEVIKKIQDRNLLFAASSGRSLLGLIEVFSEYKDQMAFVAENGGVVAYKGEILFAKDLTVAQTQELIDDLQEMPFRPKNDYLISGLKGAYYPEGISKEYLTHAKLYYPNCQLYHRLDEIDDKLLKVTTNFPEDHLRDCEQWITDRLSFVRATTTGFTSIDIVPNGISKASGLAHLLAHFNWLPENLAVFGDQMNDLEMFEYAGSSFAVSNAAPEILELADKVILSNDEDAVLVEIENILNEE, from the coding sequence ATGAATCAAAATTTAAAACTTTTTGCGACAGATATGGACGGAACTTTTCTGCGCAATGACCATTCGTATAATCACAAAAAACTCGCTGAAGTAATTAAAAAAATTCAAGATAGAAATCTTCTTTTTGCTGCTTCTTCTGGACGTTCTTTACTTGGTTTGATTGAAGTTTTTTCAGAATATAAAGATCAAATGGCTTTTGTTGCTGAGAATGGTGGAGTTGTTGCTTATAAAGGAGAAATTCTCTTTGCAAAAGATTTGACTGTTGCTCAAACTCAAGAATTAATTGATGACTTGCAAGAGATGCCGTTTAGACCCAAAAATGACTATTTAATTTCTGGCCTTAAAGGTGCTTATTATCCTGAAGGTATTTCTAAAGAATACCTTACTCATGCAAAACTTTATTACCCTAACTGTCAACTTTACCATCGCTTAGATGAAATTGATGACAAATTGCTCAAGGTTACAACCAACTTCCCCGAAGACCACTTGCGTGACTGTGAGCAATGGATTACAGACAGACTCTCTTTCGTAAGGGCAACAACAACTGGTTTTACTAGTATTGACATTGTGCCAAATGGTATTTCTAAAGCTTCTGGTTTGGCACATTTGTTAGCACATTTTAACTGGCTCCCTGAAAATTTAGCTGTTTTTGGTGACCAAATGAATGATTTGGAAATGTTTGAATACGCTGGTTCTTCTTTTGCTGTCAGTAACGCAGCGCCTGAAATTCTTGAACTAGCTGATAAAGTCATTCTTTCTAATGACGAAGATGCTGTACTGGTTGAGATTGAAAATATTTTAAATGAAGAATAA
- a CDS encoding ABC-F family ATP-binding cassette domain-containing protein, whose amino-acid sequence MLTVSDISLQFSDRKLFDEVNIKFTPGNCYGLIGANGAGKSTFLKILDGEIQPTTGHISMGPNERMSVLRQNHYDYEDQTPLDVVMMGNEKLFAINQEKNAIYMNPDATDDDFMKAAELEAEFGEMGGYEAEADAARLLQNLGIKAEQHTDLMANLTSGEHVKVLLAKALFGKPDVLLLDEPTNGLDIQAIAWLEEFLINFENTVIVVSHDRHFLNNVCTYMADLDYGKIKLYPGNYDFWKESSELALRLQGDQNRKAEEKIAELKEFIARFSANASKSKQATSRKKMLDKIEVEEFVPSSRKYPFVGFEQEREIGNDLLRVENLSVAIEGEMIIENISFILNPGDKTVFIGQNDIQQTTLLRALMDDVEDNWTVTGDIKWGVTSSRSYLPKDNTKDFDTSDSILDWLRQFVLTKEEDDNTYLRGFLGRMLFKGEESLKAVNVLSGGEKVRVMLSKMMLQRANVLVLDDPTNHLDLESISALNDGLKSFKGSILFASHDHEFINTIANHIVVLGKSGVIDRIGETYDDFLDNAEVQEKVKALWAD is encoded by the coding sequence ATGCTTACAGTATCTGATATTTCATTACAATTCTCTGACCGCAAGCTTTTTGACGAAGTAAACATCAAGTTTACACCGGGAAACTGTTACGGTTTAATCGGTGCCAATGGGGCTGGTAAATCAACTTTCTTGAAAATCTTGGACGGTGAAATTCAACCAACAACAGGTCACATCTCAATGGGGCCAAACGAACGCATGTCTGTTCTTCGTCAAAATCATTACGATTACGAAGACCAAACACCACTTGATGTCGTGATGATGGGGAATGAAAAACTTTTCGCCATTAATCAAGAAAAAAATGCCATTTACATGAATCCTGATGCGACAGATGATGACTTCATGAAAGCTGCCGAACTTGAGGCAGAATTTGGCGAAATGGGTGGTTATGAAGCCGAAGCTGACGCTGCTCGTCTTTTGCAAAACCTCGGAATTAAAGCTGAACAACATACAGATTTGATGGCCAATTTGACTTCTGGCGAACACGTTAAAGTCCTTCTTGCTAAAGCACTTTTTGGTAAACCTGATGTTCTTCTTCTTGACGAACCGACCAATGGACTTGATATTCAAGCAATAGCTTGGCTTGAAGAATTTTTGATTAATTTTGAAAATACCGTTATCGTTGTTTCCCATGACCGTCACTTCTTGAACAATGTTTGTACTTACATGGCAGACCTTGACTATGGTAAAATCAAACTTTACCCAGGGAACTATGATTTCTGGAAAGAGTCTTCTGAACTTGCTCTTCGCTTGCAAGGTGACCAAAACCGTAAAGCTGAAGAGAAAATTGCCGAGTTGAAAGAGTTTATCGCTCGTTTCTCTGCTAATGCGTCTAAATCAAAACAAGCAACATCACGTAAGAAAATGCTTGATAAAATTGAAGTTGAAGAATTCGTTCCTTCATCACGCAAATATCCATTCGTTGGTTTTGAACAAGAACGCGAAATCGGTAATGATTTACTTCGTGTAGAAAATCTTTCAGTTGCGATTGAAGGAGAAATGATTATCGAAAATATTTCATTCATCTTAAATCCTGGTGATAAGACCGTATTCATTGGTCAAAACGATATTCAACAAACAACGTTACTTCGTGCTTTAATGGATGATGTAGAAGATAATTGGACCGTAACTGGCGATATTAAATGGGGAGTTACATCTTCTCGTTCATATCTTCCAAAAGATAATACCAAAGATTTTGATACAAGTGACTCTATTCTTGACTGGTTGCGTCAATTTGTATTGACAAAAGAGGAAGACGATAATACTTACCTTCGCGGTTTCCTTGGACGTATGCTTTTCAAAGGTGAAGAATCTTTAAAAGCTGTCAATGTCCTCTCAGGGGGAGAAAAAGTTCGTGTCATGCTTTCTAAAATGATGCTTCAACGAGCTAATGTGCTTGTTCTTGATGACCCAACTAATCACTTGGATTTGGAATCTATTTCTGCACTTAATGATGGTTTGAAATCATTTAAAGGCTCAATCCTCTTTGCTTCACATGACCATGAATTCATTAATACTATTGCCAATCACATTGTTGTTCTTGGTAAATCTGGTGTCATTGACCGTATTGGTGAAACTTATGATGATTTCTTAGATAATGCAGAAGTACAAGAAAAAGTAAAAGCACTCTGGGCCGATTAA
- a CDS encoding O-acetylhomoserine aminocarboxypropyltransferase/cysteine synthase family protein: MTNHNYKFDTLQVHAGQVPDPVTGSRAVPLYQTTSFVFNNSDHAEARFALQDPGAIYSRLGNPTNDVFEARIAALEGGSAALGVGSGSAAITYAILNIATVGDNIVSASTLYGGTYHLFSGTLPKYGITTKFVNPDDLKNFEEAIDEKTKAIYYETLGNPGNNVIDYDAIGQIAKKHGIPVIVDATFTTPVTFKPFEHGANVIVHSATKFIGGHGTSIGGVIVDGGNFDWANGNFPDFTQADESYNGIKFAELGEIAFVTRVRAILLRDTGAALSPFHSWLFLQGLETLSLRVERHISNTKKIVEFLDNHPKVELVNHPLLESNSYHALYQKYYPKDAGSIFTFELKDKDEKKARDLIDHLEIFSLLANVGDTKSLAIHPASTTHQQLNAEELASAGISKGTIRLSVGIEDVTDLIADLEQALEKI, translated from the coding sequence ATGACTAATCACAATTATAAATTCGACACTTTGCAAGTCCATGCAGGACAAGTCCCTGATCCTGTCACGGGTTCACGCGCCGTTCCGCTCTATCAAACAACTTCTTTCGTTTTTAACAATTCAGACCATGCCGAAGCTCGTTTTGCTTTACAAGATCCTGGAGCTATTTATTCACGTTTAGGAAATCCAACCAACGATGTTTTTGAAGCACGCATCGCAGCTCTTGAAGGTGGAAGTGCAGCCCTTGGTGTTGGTTCTGGCTCAGCCGCTATTACCTATGCCATCTTGAATATCGCTACAGTCGGTGATAATATTGTTTCCGCAAGTACCCTTTATGGTGGAACCTATCACCTTTTTTCTGGGACTTTACCAAAATATGGAATTACAACTAAATTTGTCAATCCAGATGACCTGAAGAATTTTGAAGAGGCGATTGATGAAAAAACCAAAGCTATTTATTATGAAACTTTGGGCAATCCGGGAAATAATGTGATTGATTATGATGCCATTGGTCAAATTGCTAAAAAACATGGAATTCCCGTTATTGTTGATGCAACGTTTACTACCCCTGTGACCTTTAAACCATTTGAACATGGTGCTAATGTAATTGTTCATTCAGCAACGAAATTCATTGGCGGTCATGGTACTTCTATTGGTGGAGTCATCGTTGATGGCGGAAACTTTGATTGGGCAAATGGTAATTTTCCTGATTTTACACAAGCTGATGAAAGCTACAATGGGATTAAATTTGCCGAATTGGGTGAAATTGCTTTTGTGACTCGGGTTAGAGCTATTTTATTACGTGATACGGGTGCGGCTTTATCACCTTTTCATTCTTGGCTTTTCTTACAGGGGCTAGAAACACTCTCACTCCGGGTAGAACGTCACATCTCCAATACTAAAAAGATTGTAGAATTTTTAGACAATCATCCTAAGGTGGAACTTGTTAACCATCCTCTGCTTGAAAGTAATTCCTATCATGCGCTCTATCAGAAATATTATCCAAAAGATGCTGGATCTATCTTTACCTTTGAACTCAAAGACAAAGATGAGAAAAAAGCGCGTGATTTGATTGATCATCTTGAAATTTTCTCACTTCTAGCCAACGTTGGAGATACCAAATCATTGGCCATTCATCCTGCTTCGACCACTCACCAGCAGCTGAATGCCGAAGAACTTGCTAGTGCAGGGATTTCCAAAGGAACCATTCGATTATCGGTTGGTATTGAAGATGTAACTGACTTGATTGCTGATTTAGAGCAAGCATTAGAAAAAATATAA
- a CDS encoding SDR family NAD(P)-dependent oxidoreductase has translation MTQKIVAITGASNGMGFEAAELFAKRGWKVYAGARRVEKIPQYENNIKALKLDVTSSESNQAFVKKILDEAGHIDVLINNAGYGEYGPAEEIPMDKIRNQFETNFFGAVELTQLVLPTMRAQNYGRIVNISSIGGDVYMPLGAYYHATKAALQQWSDVLDLEVAQFGIRSVCVQPGGTQSSWGNIALENTKKNMSSNSAYQPLVNSVASGLDRFMKNSAKASDLAEVFYKAATEIKPSLRYLHSFGDKFMVNVARKHPKIFRKALLITMRYFEKHNQ, from the coding sequence ATGACACAAAAAATTGTTGCAATCACAGGTGCTTCAAATGGAATGGGATTTGAGGCAGCAGAACTTTTTGCCAAACGGGGTTGGAAAGTATACGCTGGGGCACGCCGCGTTGAAAAAATTCCACAATACGAGAACAACATCAAAGCACTAAAACTGGATGTTACTAGCTCTGAATCAAACCAAGCTTTTGTGAAAAAAATTTTAGATGAGGCAGGTCATATTGACGTCCTCATCAATAATGCAGGTTATGGCGAATACGGACCAGCCGAAGAAATCCCAATGGATAAAATTCGCAATCAGTTTGAAACCAACTTCTTTGGTGCGGTTGAATTAACTCAACTTGTCTTACCAACAATGAGAGCTCAAAATTATGGACGAATTGTTAATATTTCATCAATTGGTGGAGATGTCTATATGCCACTTGGTGCTTATTATCATGCTACAAAAGCCGCCCTTCAACAATGGTCTGACGTTTTGGACCTCGAAGTTGCCCAATTTGGTATCCGTTCAGTTTGTGTTCAACCTGGTGGAACTCAGTCAAGCTGGGGAAATATTGCCCTAGAAAATACTAAAAAGAATATGAGTTCAAACTCTGCTTACCAACCTTTGGTAAATTCTGTTGCTTCAGGACTTGACCGTTTTATGAAAAATAGTGCTAAAGCTTCTGATTTAGCTGAAGTTTTTTATAAAGCTGCGACGGAGATTAAACCGAGCCTTCGCTACCTCCACTCTTTCGGTGATAAATTCATGGTAAATGTTGCTCGTAAACATCCAAAAATCTTTCGTAAAGCTCTTCTTATTACAATGCGTTACTTTGAAAAGCACAATCAATAA
- a CDS encoding universal stress protein yields the protein MSKNYKKILVAIDGSEQAEEALKEAIVLAKRDNSQLFVLHATDKNSIYAAGNPVPVVPAPAIPVVPAVPVLEESADNEAKEVLDKALAIINNEVKFEEIRVDGSAKNEIVDFAKEHEIDMIVMGSSGKGALDRMLLGSTAVYVVKHAPCSVTIIK from the coding sequence ATGAGTAAAAATTATAAAAAAATCCTAGTCGCAATTGATGGATCTGAGCAGGCAGAAGAAGCGTTAAAAGAAGCTATTGTCCTTGCTAAAAGAGACAACTCACAATTATTCGTTTTACATGCGACGGATAAAAACAGTATTTATGCAGCTGGTAACCCAGTTCCTGTGGTTCCTGCACCAGCTATTCCAGTAGTTCCAGCAGTTCCCGTACTTGAAGAAAGTGCAGATAATGAAGCTAAAGAAGTTTTAGACAAAGCTTTGGCAATTATCAATAATGAAGTGAAGTTTGAAGAAATTCGAGTTGATGGTTCGGCAAAAAATGAAATTGTCGATTTCGCTAAAGAACATGAAATTGATATGATTGTGATGGGCTCTTCAGGAAAAGGCGCTCTTGACCGAATGTTGCTTGGCTCTACAGCAGTTTACGTGGTTAAACATGCACCTTGTAGTGTAACAATCATCAAATAA
- a CDS encoding DUF4649 domain-containing protein, translating into MKVTFKTLDGRTMTKEFASVDEFVTLQNREIPAIDDSAKVLEVVISGQVEEFSGNVADLYFKLSK; encoded by the coding sequence ATGAAAGTTACTTTTAAAACCCTTGATGGACGTACAATGACTAAAGAATTTGCTAGTGTAGATGAATTCGTAACACTACAAAATCGTGAAATTCCGGCAATTGATGATTCAGCGAAAGTTCTTGAAGTTGTAATTTCTGGACAAGTTGAAGAATTTAGTGGAAATGTTGCTGATTTGTATTTCAAACTTAGTAAATAA
- a CDS encoding ring-cleaving dioxygenase, whose translation MAELTKIETKIPENLTLGGVHHVTAITSSAQKIYDFFTNILGLRLAKLTVNQDDYETYHLFFTEEDGHGADMTFFDFKDIPKGNHGVNNIERASFRVPTDASLDYWTRRFDNAHVKHGEISSKFGQKTLEFEDFDGQLYQLISDQNNSGDDSKGRSWQLSNVPQEHGITGLGPVFVKVENAENLRTILETVFGFRYAGQEDDLHLFEVANGGNGAALILQEAGEKEAYAYQGYGTIHHLALGTANPETLNYWIERIKAFRLPHSGLVDRFYFSSEYVRVAPGVLFEIATYTPGIGALDMAKSGLGAVDSYEEALITSGFWIDQTKEESGLSLSLPPHLFPGDEATKARTAASLRPLDTSDAHRDRTKDELWTVEKVLEHKAGTPAETVQ comes from the coding sequence ATGGCTGAATTAACAAAAATTGAAACAAAAATACCTGAAAATCTTACTCTTGGTGGTGTTCACCACGTAACAGCAATCACCTCAAGTGCTCAAAAAATCTATGATTTTTTCACAAATATCTTGGGTCTGCGTTTAGCAAAATTAACAGTCAATCAAGATGACTATGAAACTTATCACCTCTTTTTCACAGAAGAAGATGGGCATGGAGCTGATATGACTTTCTTTGATTTCAAAGATATTCCTAAAGGAAATCATGGGGTTAATAATATCGAACGTGCTTCATTCCGTGTACCGACAGATGCATCCTTAGATTATTGGACCCGTCGTTTTGACAATGCCCATGTTAAACATGGCGAAATTTCTAGTAAATTTGGTCAAAAAACCTTAGAGTTCGAAGATTTTGATGGTCAATTATATCAATTGATTTCTGACCAAAATAATAGTGGGGATGATTCAAAAGGACGTTCTTGGCAACTTTCAAATGTTCCACAAGAGCATGGAATTACTGGACTTGGCCCAGTTTTTGTAAAAGTTGAAAATGCTGAAAATCTTCGGACCATTTTGGAAACAGTTTTTGGCTTCCGTTACGCTGGTCAAGAAGATGATTTACATCTTTTTGAAGTGGCGAATGGTGGAAATGGAGCAGCTTTGATTCTTCAAGAAGCTGGTGAAAAAGAAGCTTACGCTTATCAAGGTTATGGTACGATTCATCATTTAGCTCTGGGAACAGCAAATCCTGAAACTTTAAACTATTGGATTGAACGCATTAAGGCTTTCCGTTTGCCACATTCTGGTTTGGTTGACCGTTTCTATTTCTCAAGTGAATATGTCAGAGTAGCACCAGGAGTTCTCTTTGAAATTGCGACTTACACACCAGGGATTGGGGCATTGGACATGGCAAAATCAGGTCTAGGAGCTGTTGATTCTTATGAAGAAGCTTTAATTACTTCTGGTTTCTGGATTGACCAAACAAAGGAAGAATCAGGTTTATCTTTGAGCTTACCTCCTCATTTATTCCCCGGAGATGAAGCTACTAAAGCGAGAACAGCCGCAAGTTTACGTCCATTGGACACTTCAGATGCTCATCGTGACCGCACAAAAGATGAACTATGGACTGTTGAAAAAGTATTGGAACACAAAGCTGGAACTCCGGCTGAAACAGTGCAATAA
- a CDS encoding flavin reductase family protein, translating to MKSYQANELDEKTVYKLLSGSIVPRPIAWVTSQNLEGLVNVAPFSFFNVASSNPPLLSISFTGNKDSLNNLLTTKEAVVHLVNEDNVELMNQTAAPLAEHISEAEEFSLELVPSQKVQVPSLKESNVRLETKLYHHLPLGESGHLVLLEVVNFSFAEELLDEGNFHVNLNKLKPVGRLAGDDYSTLGNRFSLLRPR from the coding sequence ATGAAATCATATCAAGCAAATGAGCTCGACGAAAAAACAGTCTATAAACTTCTGTCAGGCAGTATTGTTCCGCGCCCAATTGCTTGGGTGACCAGTCAAAATCTCGAAGGTCTAGTTAATGTGGCCCCCTTTAGTTTTTTCAATGTTGCTTCGTCAAATCCACCACTTTTATCCATTTCGTTTACGGGAAATAAAGATAGTTTGAATAATTTATTGACGACGAAAGAAGCAGTGGTTCACCTTGTGAATGAGGATAATGTGGAGCTAATGAATCAAACGGCAGCACCATTAGCGGAGCATATTAGTGAAGCGGAAGAATTTTCACTTGAACTTGTCCCTTCTCAGAAAGTTCAGGTTCCAAGTTTAAAGGAGTCAAATGTTCGTTTAGAAACTAAATTGTATCATCATTTACCTTTAGGAGAGAGTGGGCATTTAGTTCTTCTTGAAGTTGTCAATTTCTCTTTTGCAGAGGAACTATTGGATGAGGGAAACTTTCATGTCAATCTAAATAAACTCAAACCAGTTGGGCGTTTAGCGGGTGATGATTACAGTACCTTAGGAAATCGATTCAGCCTTTTACGACCTAGATAA